The window CACCTAGAACATCTCCCGCTTTTGACTTTTTTACTCTCCTAGATTTATCATATAATCATCTCATTAAACTTATATATATTTATAAAAATAATCATCATTTAAAATCAAACCATATTATTTATTTGTTTTACGCAAAAAAATAGTGGTCACTAAACTAATCTAGTAACCACTAAAATCTTTTCACTTAAATAAAATCTTCCCTCATTGGAGTAAAGATATCCAACAATTCACCAGCTTCTAAACAAATCGCTCCATGAACAATATTCGGTTCTTTATAAATCGTATCCCCAGCTGTCACAACACGCTTTTCGTCGCCAACAGTAAATTCAAACTTACCCTTTAGCACGTACGTAATCTGTTCATGGGGATGATGATGTGGTTTTCCTTCCGCTCCCTCTTCAAAATAAACATGAATGGTCATCAGATTATCTGCATACGCTAAAACTTGACGTTTGACCCCATCTCCTAAATCCAGTATTTCAAGATTTTCTGTTTTAAAAAAATGTTGAATCATTTTAACTGAACCCTCATTTCGTAATCATTATTTTTTTGTTCTTATATTCAACTTGATACCCATTTACTAAAGCTTGTACCTCTGGACTATCCTCTGGACTATCCACTTCAACACTTCCATAATGTCCGCTAATCAGCACATGTTCGCCTACTGCCAATGTTATTTTCAGCGTTGGAATCACTGTATGCTGAAAAAGTAGATTCGTATTAGGATCAGCAAAAAGTCCTTCATATTCATGATATCCTTGGATATTTAGACTAGCAATCGTCCCAACCTCACTACGATGAAGTAAGCCATTTTTAAACTCAAAAATCTTTTGATCCTTAGCATGACCATTCGTCGTACAATTGCTAAAACCTCCATCTGCAATATCCAGCTCACGTTGTGTCTTAATCTCGTGAATCCGAACATGCCACGCTCCTAAAGGAACAATCCACGTAGTCACTTCAACATCTGGCATTGGTATCCATTGATGTTTTAGATACTCTTGAGTTACTTGGCTATGATTTGTTCGTTCCTTGATAATATAATGATCTAAGCCCTTTTCTGAAATCGCCAATGTGTTATCAAATGCACCTTGTTTTAAAGTTAGCATATCTTTACTTACACTAAATCCAAAACGGCTACTATAAACAAATTTACTGTATTTTTCTGCCGCATGAGCTTGAGTCGTAAATTGATCTGCGGGATAAAGCAAGACATTCTGATTACTTTCATTCGTCAGCATCATTTTAGCAGTAGAAATCAGATGTTCTGCATTTTTTTGAGGATAAATCGCTTCGGCTTTCCAGAACGGATGATCCTTTGTCACACCTAGTAGTAAAAAAGTTTTAAAAGCCCAATATGGTGAGCCGGGACTGTTGTAACTTTCTGTCATATACATATTTTCATAACCATACCCTAGACTTAAAATACCATCTAGACGACAAGCAGACTGACCTGACCAATAAGTGAAATGCTTCAATAAAATTCCCTTAATCTCACCCCAAGGCAAAGCTTCAACATCGGCATATACTAACGCTGACCAAAAAGCACCTTGCGCAAAACGATAGGTCAAACTACGACCATAAGGCACCGCCGCGCCATTCTCATCAAACCAATAACGAAAATCCTGTGCAAATTCTGTTGCTCGTTCAATAAACAAACGTGACTGCTCTGGATCACGTTCCATCATTTCACTAGCATAAATTAAACCATAATAATGAAACGCCCAAGGAATATAGTAATCCATTTGCTGTGGATTGCCATCAAAATACCACCCTTTCTC is drawn from Carnobacterium gallinarum DSM 4847 and contains these coding sequences:
- a CDS encoding cupin domain-containing protein, which translates into the protein MIQHFFKTENLEILDLGDGVKRQVLAYADNLMTIHVYFEEGAEGKPHHHPHEQITYVLKGKFEFTVGDEKRVVTAGDTIYKEPNIVHGAICLEAGELLDIFTPMREDFI
- a CDS encoding DUF2264 domain-containing protein; its protein translation is MSEITNREELVAYYQKLVGATKAYREEGNGRLKLGYSSAHYDDDQAEIEGFLRLLWGAGPLEGAESSEDFAYFKGGILAGVDPKSEHYWGAVQDFDQLIVEMAALAVTIMTTKEQFWDSLNEENQLNLYNWLDQINHVGVHRNNWRFFRILVNVVFIKLEKPYSEAWLKEDLDAINSMYLEKGWYFDGNPQQMDYYIPWAFHYYGLIYASEMMERDPEQSRLFIERATEFAQDFRYWFDENGAAVPYGRSLTYRFAQGAFWSALVYADVEALPWGEIKGILLKHFTYWSGQSACRLDGILSLGYGYENMYMTESYNSPGSPYWAFKTFLLLGVTKDHPFWKAEAIYPQKNAEHLISTAKMMLTNESNQNVLLYPADQFTTQAHAAEKYSKFVYSSRFGFSVSKDMLTLKQGAFDNTLAISEKGLDHYIIKERTNHSQVTQEYLKHQWIPMPDVEVTTWIVPLGAWHVRIHEIKTQRELDIADGGFSNCTTNGHAKDQKIFEFKNGLLHRSEVGTIASLNIQGYHEYEGLFADPNTNLLFQHTVIPTLKITLAVGEHVLISGHYGSVEVDSPEDSPEVQALVNGYQVEYKNKKIMITK